The Sphingobacterium bambusae genome includes a window with the following:
- a CDS encoding SDR family oxidoreductase, with product MENSWNGKVALVTGGTKGIGKAIADKLTILGATVVVTARSKPDQLAAGQHVIAADHFNAEAAELIANEILERYGKIDVIVNNAGANLSPGGGYSTLNDEHWKRDWQLNFMSAVRINKALLPTMLEQGQGTIIHISTGAAKQPIWDMTMSYSSAKAALNAYSKALANELGSKGIRVNTVSPGVVKTPLMMDFIAHLAQSANRSYEATFDSVVDQVGVPLARMAEPEEIAALVVFLASDDARYITGCNYAVDGGAGPTV from the coding sequence ATGGAAAATTCATGGAATGGAAAAGTCGCTCTGGTGACCGGAGGAACAAAAGGAATAGGAAAAGCTATTGCCGATAAACTAACGATATTGGGTGCTACCGTCGTTGTAACCGCAAGATCGAAACCAGATCAATTAGCAGCGGGACAACACGTTATCGCCGCGGATCATTTCAATGCAGAGGCTGCCGAGTTGATCGCCAATGAGATATTGGAGCGCTACGGTAAAATCGATGTTATCGTAAACAATGCCGGTGCGAACCTGAGTCCCGGCGGCGGTTACAGCACGCTGAACGATGAACATTGGAAGCGGGATTGGCAACTTAATTTTATGTCGGCCGTTCGTATCAATAAAGCCTTATTGCCCACGATGCTGGAGCAGGGGCAGGGCACTATCATCCATATTTCCACTGGAGCTGCCAAACAGCCTATTTGGGATATGACCATGTCTTATTCATCGGCCAAGGCAGCGTTGAACGCGTACAGTAAGGCCTTGGCCAATGAATTGGGATCCAAAGGTATTCGTGTAAATACAGTCTCGCCGGGTGTGGTAAAAACGCCCTTAATGATGGATTTTATTGCGCATTTAGCGCAATCGGCTAACCGGAGTTACGAAGCTACCTTTGATTCCGTAGTCGATCAGGTAGGCGTACCGCTGGCAAGGATGGCCGAACCCGAAGAAATTGCAGCATTGGTGGTTTTTCTGGCGTCCGACGATGCAAGATATATCACCGGCTGCAATTATGCCGTTGATGGCGGTGCCGGGCCAACAGTTTAG
- a CDS encoding winged helix-turn-helix transcriptional regulator, with protein sequence MGVIGGKWSMSIIYALSHRTMRFSEIERMVPGINTRMLVKELKNMEINGIVTREVFATVPPTVEYTLTAKGQKLKPIIDELHKWGVEHQHVGDLAEIA encoded by the coding sequence TTGGGCGTTATCGGCGGAAAATGGTCTATGTCCATTATCTACGCACTGAGCCATCGCACGATGCGCTTCAGTGAAATCGAGCGCATGGTGCCCGGGATAAATACACGTATGCTTGTCAAAGAACTCAAGAACATGGAGATCAATGGAATTGTGACCCGAGAGGTATTCGCTACTGTTCCCCCTACCGTGGAGTATACGCTAACGGCAAAGGGACAAAAGTTGAAACCCATTATTGATGAACTCCATAAATGGGGCGTGGAACATCAGCATGTAGGCGATCTAGCGGAGATCGCATAA
- a CDS encoding DinB family protein encodes MESSITQLSRYNDWANTKVLTALMKLGSDVPPRCVQLFSHIVNAQVIWLSRIHGTAAGVDVWQLHDLATCAHMQQSFSDRFQETIVAQDLALSSTVNYTNSKKDAFHNSLQDIIIHIFNHGTYHRAQIATEIRQNGFTPENTDYITFVR; translated from the coding sequence ATGGAAAGTTCTATTACGCAGTTATCGCGCTATAATGATTGGGCCAATACAAAGGTATTGACCGCACTGATGAAATTGGGTAGCGATGTACCACCGCGCTGCGTTCAACTCTTTAGTCATATCGTCAATGCGCAAGTCATATGGCTCTCCCGGATTCACGGAACGGCAGCAGGGGTAGATGTTTGGCAGCTGCACGATTTAGCGACATGTGCCCATATGCAGCAATCATTCTCGGACAGATTTCAGGAAACAATTGTAGCGCAGGATCTCGCACTTTCTAGCACGGTCAACTACACCAATAGCAAGAAGGATGCTTTCCATAATTCCTTGCAGGATATTATCATCCATATTTTTAATCACGGAACATACCATAGGGCACAAATCGCTACCGAAATAAGGCAAAATGGTTTCACGCCCGAAAATACCGACTATATAACTTTTGTTAGGTAA
- a CDS encoding TQO small subunit DoxD, translated as MKNKFSDQLFSTAGLFTLSIRLVLGWTYFSAFWRRLVLDNKLIPEEAGYIGEKFNHFLPNALGIKPLIEFLVSHPDALQASMIAFTVIEAIVGGLVMLGLFSRLMGIGVFSLAMGILLGSGWLGTTCLDEWQIGVLGIAGGFTLFLTGSGMFSVDDMLIRKEAPLTRKKWFQWLGSGVLPIRHLEKFVLCCSLLIFGLTLYTNQYFHGGVFGTLHNKSVKPKIEISDASFVNSQLKFQVYRTEGADVYGSFLIGIQVLNAENRLVFEMNADALSTFDERKIHNYYVAKVKTGKHSMIIPLGAKADLTLDIPADRLAKTDRYTLKLIDISGAEWRSTIANN; from the coding sequence ATGAAAAACAAGTTTTCCGATCAGCTGTTCAGTACGGCTGGTCTTTTTACGCTGTCTATACGGCTCGTACTAGGCTGGACCTATTTTTCCGCATTTTGGCGGAGACTGGTCCTTGATAATAAACTCATTCCAGAGGAAGCCGGATATATCGGTGAAAAATTCAATCATTTTTTGCCTAATGCTTTAGGTATAAAACCGCTTATCGAATTCTTGGTCTCGCACCCAGACGCCTTACAGGCTTCGATGATTGCCTTTACGGTTATCGAAGCCATTGTGGGGGGATTGGTCATGCTGGGACTGTTTTCCCGACTGATGGGAATCGGCGTTTTCAGCCTGGCCATGGGCATTTTGCTTGGCTCGGGCTGGTTGGGGACAACCTGTTTAGACGAGTGGCAAATCGGCGTGCTCGGCATTGCAGGGGGCTTCACCTTATTTTTAACCGGAAGCGGCATGTTTTCGGTGGATGATATGCTTATACGGAAAGAGGCTCCTTTGACCAGAAAAAAATGGTTCCAGTGGTTGGGCTCTGGCGTGCTGCCTATCCGTCATTTGGAGAAATTTGTGCTGTGCTGTTCCCTACTTATTTTTGGTCTGACGCTTTACACCAACCAGTATTTTCATGGTGGCGTTTTTGGTACACTGCACAATAAGTCCGTTAAACCAAAGATTGAAATTAGTGATGCGAGCTTTGTCAATAGCCAGCTCAAATTTCAGGTGTATCGAACAGAAGGTGCCGATGTATATGGTTCTTTTTTGATAGGTATTCAGGTGCTTAACGCGGAAAATAGGCTGGTTTTTGAAATGAATGCCGATGCCTTGTCGACGTTTGACGAGCGAAAAATACATAACTACTATGTAGCGAAAGTCAAAACGGGGAAACATAGTATGATTATACCGTTAGGGGCAAAGGCAGATTTGACGCTTGATATTCCTGCAGATCGTCTTGCTAAGACCGATAGGTATACTTTGAAACTTATTGATATAAGCGGCGCTGAATGGCGTAGTACGATTGCCAATAATTAG
- a CDS encoding cytochrome-c peroxidase: protein MHGLHLFRTKARCINCHNGPLFTDNDFHNIGFSLYGEDKQDLGRYTHTKNPADVGKFKTASLRNVAKTGPWLHNGMFQDLRGLLNTYNRGMPRPKRKAAQQDDPLFPETSVHLKPLALSTDEIDALLAFLDAISTLPYPVNRPVLPGLD, encoded by the coding sequence GTGCATGGCTTACATCTTTTTCGTACCAAAGCACGCTGTATCAACTGCCATAATGGTCCGCTTTTTACCGATAATGATTTCCATAATATTGGCTTTAGCCTGTATGGGGAAGATAAACAGGATCTTGGGCGATATACCCACACAAAGAATCCTGCTGATGTCGGGAAATTTAAGACGGCATCGCTACGCAATGTGGCCAAAACAGGCCCTTGGTTGCATAATGGCATGTTTCAGGATTTGCGTGGTTTGCTCAATACCTATAACCGCGGGATGCCTCGTCCGAAAAGAAAAGCGGCGCAGCAGGATGATCCGCTTTTTCCGGAAACATCGGTGCATTTAAAGCCCTTGGCATTAAGCACGGACGAGATCGATGCTTTACTGGCTTTCTTGGATGCGATTAGCACGCTGCCGTACCCGGTCAACAGACCGGTGCTACCGGGATTGGATTGA
- a CDS encoding cytochrome-c peroxidase, whose translation MRFKRYPYFLRVVLLLALPIFLAFVQDPATLDIDALRKLYAGPTVGWPQATLDSGIVFRELGVLPNAPIQARDPQYKAMIELGKTLFFDPRLSASQQISCSSCHDPDMHWTDGRVRAIGHNHRIGMRNSPSISFAWASEKLFWDGRANSLEEQIKGSLTNKNEMNASLPEMRHTLLQIEAYRPLFQEAYAHTEPSVDQLVSAVVVFMRSIRSA comes from the coding sequence GTGCGCTTTAAACGGTATCCCTACTTTCTTCGGGTAGTGCTCTTGCTGGCACTACCCATCTTTTTAGCCTTTGTTCAAGATCCGGCAACGCTGGATATCGACGCCCTGCGTAAGTTATATGCTGGGCCTACCGTCGGCTGGCCGCAGGCAACGCTCGATTCGGGGATTGTCTTTCGGGAACTGGGCGTATTGCCGAATGCGCCCATACAGGCGCGAGACCCCCAGTATAAGGCGATGATCGAACTGGGAAAGACGCTGTTCTTTGATCCGCGCCTGAGCGCCAGCCAGCAGATATCCTGCTCGTCCTGTCACGACCCGGACATGCATTGGACGGATGGACGCGTGCGGGCGATAGGCCATAATCACCGTATCGGGATGCGCAACAGTCCGAGTATATCCTTTGCTTGGGCTAGTGAAAAGCTGTTCTGGGACGGTAGAGCCAATTCGCTGGAGGAACAGATCAAAGGCTCGCTGACCAATAAAAATGAAATGAATGCTTCGCTGCCCGAGATGCGGCATACGTTGCTGCAGATCGAAGCCTATCGGCCGCTCTTTCAAGAGGCCTATGCCCATACCGAGCCCAGCGTGGATCAGCTTGTCAGCGCCGTAGTCGTCTTTATGCGTAGCATCCGCAGTGCCTGA
- a CDS encoding RagB/SusD family nutrient uptake outer membrane protein yields MKLYYFTILLCSALGLLASCDKFLEESSQDELVPTTTKEFNELLMGSGYPLLSGASVGDPPMNTLTTLMDDDVDGIAPRSSTSARTASYRWAFTWQPDYYSTYMNAANTSGANPWASFYNRILGCNIALKYADGSTGDVQDKDYLKGQAYVLRAYYYFQLVNLYGWPYNDANHPPETALGVPLLLSPDLQDATQGRNTVAEVYAQIKQDLDAGIALLEISAVDGGAFRINASAAHLLASRVYLYMEDWASAKLHATQVIERRPTLLNLNGYTVDAASNRVIVSTANPETLWIFGITTEVQSGDLATNTTMFTLSESLASSYTSTDLRWNTYLRKTTGRYLYSAIKWASRSAPGKSWRVAEAYLNRAEANIMAQLSGAGGDLAAALADLNLLRKNRLASASYQPVNFTDAEQALLFCREERRRELCFEDQRWFDLRRYGMPVLEHLWFEPEATRYTLQQGDPAYVLPIPDNVLLNNNQLTQNILAPQRSGTAQ; encoded by the coding sequence ATGAAACTATATTATTTTACCATACTGCTATGTTCGGCCCTGGGGCTCTTAGCATCCTGTGATAAATTTCTGGAGGAAAGCTCCCAAGACGAACTGGTGCCCACGACCACCAAAGAATTTAATGAGCTGCTGATGGGTAGCGGATACCCACTGCTTTCGGGCGCCAGCGTTGGCGATCCGCCGATGAATACCCTGACAACCTTAATGGATGATGACGTGGATGGCATTGCGCCGCGCAGCTCTACATCGGCTCGAACGGCATCCTACCGCTGGGCATTTACCTGGCAGCCCGACTACTACAGCACATATATGAATGCCGCCAATACCTCCGGCGCTAATCCTTGGGCTTCCTTCTACAACCGCATACTGGGCTGCAACATCGCCCTGAAATATGCGGATGGCTCCACAGGTGATGTGCAGGATAAAGACTACCTTAAAGGACAGGCTTATGTGCTGCGTGCCTACTACTATTTTCAGTTGGTCAACCTCTATGGCTGGCCCTACAACGACGCGAACCATCCGCCGGAGACCGCGCTGGGCGTACCCTTGCTGCTGAGCCCCGATTTGCAGGATGCCACGCAAGGACGGAATACGGTGGCCGAGGTGTATGCACAGATTAAGCAGGACCTAGACGCCGGCATTGCACTGCTGGAAATATCCGCCGTTGATGGCGGCGCTTTTCGCATCAATGCCAGCGCGGCGCATCTGCTTGCTTCCCGGGTGTACCTCTATATGGAAGATTGGGCATCGGCCAAGCTGCATGCCACGCAGGTGATAGAACGCCGCCCAACCTTGTTGAACCTCAATGGATATACCGTGGACGCCGCAAGCAACCGGGTAATCGTGAGCACGGCCAATCCGGAGACCCTATGGATCTTTGGGATAACGACCGAGGTGCAGAGCGGCGACTTGGCAACGAACACGACCATGTTTACGCTTTCGGAATCCCTAGCGAGCAGTTACACTTCGACCGACCTACGCTGGAATACGTATCTGCGGAAAACCACGGGGCGTTACCTCTATAGCGCCATAAAATGGGCAAGCCGCTCGGCACCGGGCAAATCATGGCGCGTAGCGGAGGCCTACCTTAACCGGGCGGAGGCCAATATTATGGCGCAGCTGTCGGGTGCAGGGGGCGATCTTGCCGCGGCCTTGGCGGACCTGAACCTGCTGCGCAAAAACCGCCTAGCCAGCGCTTCCTACCAGCCTGTCAATTTTACGGATGCGGAGCAGGCACTGCTGTTTTGCCGAGAGGAGCGACGCCGCGAGCTCTGTTTCGAAGACCAACGCTGGTTTGACCTGCGCCGCTATGGCATGCCAGTCCTAGAACACCTGTGGTTTGAGCCGGAGGCGACGCGCTATACCTTGCAGCAGGGGGATCCGGCATATGTATTGCCGATTCCGGATAATGTATTGCTCAATAATAATCAGTTAACTCAAAATATACTGGCTCCCCAACGATCGGGGACTGCCCAATAA